Part of the Bacillus sp. N1-1 genome, GCCTTAGAACATCATACAAGCGATTCGCAACTGAAATCAGATCCTCTCTTGTTCCGCACGGGATAACCACATCTGCACGGTACGTTGCTTTAGATTCTTCTGTTGCGAGAACACCAATTTTTTTACCTTCTGCTCTACGCTTGTCCACAATTGTTTGCAAGTATGACGGTGAACCATCCACAAGCGTTACCGGGGCCGTCGGAGCATAGTGTGTGTACTTCACGCCAGGGGATTTTGGCTTTTGCCCTTCATCGCTGAGGGCTGGATCCACGTTCACTTCTCCAACAACTTCTTCTAACTGCTCTTTCGTCACGCCACCCGGTCGAAGAATGGTCACGTGATCGCCTGAACAATCGACAACCGTAGACTCAAGTCCAACACCTGTCGAACCGCCGTCTACAATACCAGCAATTCTGCCACTTAAATCATGAATCACATGTTTCGCTGTGGTTGGACTCGGTTTTCCTGATAAGTTTGCACTTGGTGCGGCAAGTGGTAAATTCGCCGCCTTCAAAAGCGCGAGTGCCACTGGATGGTCAGGCATACGAATCGCCACCGTATCGAGGCCCGCGGTCACATTTGTAGCTACGCTCTTACCACCAGGTAATACAATAGTTAATGGTCCTGGCCAGAATGCGCTCATTAGCTTATCCGCTTGTTTTGGAATATGCGATACTAACTTTTCCACATGTGGACGACTCGCAACGTGTACAATCAGTGGATTATCGGCAGGACGGCCTTTCGCACTGAATATTTTGGCCACAGCTTCTTCCGATAGCGCGTTTCCCCCTAGTCCATAGACGGTTTCAGTAGGAAAAGCGACGACTTCATTACGTTGTAAACATTCGGCAGCTTCCACAACCTGTGGATAAACTTTTTCACTATCCACATTTCCATCCACATACCAAACATTTGTGTGGATACCTTTCACGTTATTCACCTTCTTATTCAATAAATGCTAATAAACCCGGTTATTTCGGGATAATAAGTGATCTTTCCACAGAATTCTACACAATTCGTAAAAACGCTTCCTTTCGCTAAACACACAAATATCCACACAATGTGGATAACATACGTTCGATTTGTGCATAACCTTGTTGATGAGATCACTTAGTTTAAACGTTTTCTCATAATCACTCGCTGATCTGATTGCTTGGAAAACAGCTCATTTTCCCTTACTAACTTTGGAACTTCTTCGACGGGAATTGTCGAGAAACCGAAAACTTGAAAGAAAAATGATTCTTCTTTTGAAGTAAGAAACAACTCGTGCAAATTTGCTTTTTTCGCGAAAAGAATTACCTGGTCAAAAAACTGTAATAGCCGTTCAGAAGTTGATTCAGAGCTATTTAAGACGAGTGCTCTCAGGAGACCTGACGGACCTAACGCTTCAAGCCCAATCACTCCTAGCAGGTCTTTTTTTTCTGATTCAGCGATAAGAAACGACTCAATGTCAGGGAGCCCGTCCACATCAAGCCCGGATTGCATAACAAAATTCCTAACGGCTACGGCATCATCTGTCGTTGCTTTTCTAACGAGAAACAAATGAATCTCCTCCTTCAGTTTTCACACAAAACCGTTCTGTTATGGTCTTATGCGTTGAAGAAGGAGAATAGACCAGTTAGCTAAAAATTCCTTTTACCCAGTCCACAATCGTGTCAAAGACTTTCACTAAGAAGAAGTCAACTTCCACGTCTTCTGCAGGCTCTTCTACAGGCTCTTCTACAGGCGCCTCGCTTTCCGCCTGAACAGCGTCCCCATTGGAGAAATCAAGGAAACAAAGCGGTGGGAAAAGAACGCACCACCAGTTATCCCCAAGTCCTTCCCCAATTGTGATTAAGACGGCTTCGTAATCACCGGCAGGGTAAACAAAATCTCCATACAGTTTCGTTGGGAAACCAACTTCTCCAAAGGAGACAGAAAATGATTCACGGCTACCGATTAACTCGAGCTCTTTTTTTACGATCGCTTCAATTTCATTCAGGTGACTTTTAATAACATGACGAGAATCTTCAATCGATGTTAAATCAGCAACCCACGCATTAATCGATTCGTTTACTTCGTCACGAATGCGGCGTTTCACTGATTGATCTTCTTCACTATTACTATTTGCTAAAATGCGAAGACGAATCGCTTCGTCTGGAATAATCTGCTGATTTGCTGTAACAACTCCCGAACCCTGGAGACTTGAAGCAAGAATAAAAAATGAGATTAATAGATTAATAAGTCCTCTTTGATTCATCTTGTATCCCGTCCCTTCTAGCTCTCATTCTGGCCAGATTCATACGTTTTAAACGTAGAACTATTCACCAGAATGCGAGTAGAATCGACAGTGTTACTTTACAACACCAAATACCATCCGTTCTTTCCCACTAATATCTTTCACAACCTCGACCTCAATACGCTCACCAAAAGAAGCTTCGAGCATTGCGGCAACTTTTCTTGCCTGCTTTTCGCCTACCTCAAATCCAATCAACCCTGGAGAAGAGATTAGCTCATTCAAACCTTCAGCAAGTCTGCGATAAAGTACGTAGCCATCTTCTCCTCCTACAAGCGCGCCAATCGGTTCATGGTCTCGAACTAATGGATCAAGAGTGGCATACTCTTCTTCTGAAATGTAAGGAGGATTAGAAACGACGATATCAAACTTTTCTCCTTGTAACGGCTGAAGTAGATCACCGTGAAGAAACGAGATTGGTGCGTCAAGCTGACGCG contains:
- the spoIIR gene encoding stage II sporulation protein R; this translates as MNQRGLINLLISFFILASSLQGSGVVTANQQIIPDEAIRLRILANSNSEEDQSVKRRIRDEVNESINAWVADLTSIEDSRHVIKSHLNEIEAIVKKELELIGSRESFSVSFGEVGFPTKLYGDFVYPAGDYEAVLITIGEGLGDNWWCVLFPPLCFLDFSNGDAVQAESEAPVEEPVEEPAEDVEVDFFLVKVFDTIVDWVKGIFS
- a CDS encoding L-threonylcarbamoyladenylate synthase, with the protein product MHTNVWYVDGNVDSEKVYPQVVEAAECLQRNEVVAFPTETVYGLGGNALSEEAVAKIFSAKGRPADNPLIVHVASRPHVEKLVSHIPKQADKLMSAFWPGPLTIVLPGGKSVATNVTAGLDTVAIRMPDHPVALALLKAANLPLAAPSANLSGKPSPTTAKHVIHDLSGRIAGIVDGGSTGVGLESTVVDCSGDHVTILRPGGVTKEQLEEVVGEVNVDPALSDEGQKPKSPGVKYTHYAPTAPVTLVDGSPSYLQTIVDKRRAEGKKIGVLATEESKATYRADVVIPCGTREDLISVANRLYDVLRQFDESDVDEIYSEMFTHDGVGAAVMNRLSKAASNRVIKE